GCCCCAGATGGCTTCTTCTGGAACAGCAGAATAGATGGTACCTTCCCAGTGCAGGTTACAAAACCCAGGGCCATCCTAAACCCCCAGTCACCATTCATCTCAGGTTCAATGTGTGCCCATAGTCCCAGGAAGCAGTCTTTATGAGATTATATAATTTCCAAAGGAACAATAAATCTTGGAATTTAACCCTGACAATAAGTCAGAAGAACATGATAAATAATCTCTCAGAAAATGCCTCCCCATTCCTGGAAACCATCCCTCTACCCTGGTCACAGTATGGCCCAGTAAGAGATTGGGATGTGAAGCCACCAACCATTCACTGTAACCAAGATGGCAGGCTGCCGAGAGGTCACTGAGAAGGCTAGGGCAGGTGATGTCCCAGGGAGTGTACTGTACTCAGGATAAGACCATGACTCTGCCACCCTGGGGGAATTCAGAAATGACTTCTTGGAAGAATGAGACTGAATTGAGACTTAAAAGATCAGTAATTTTGGAGTTAACCATAACAACAGGTGGAGGGCAGGGGACGAGTTCAGAGGGCTCTAAGCCTGTCCCTCCTCCGTTTATTCTGTGTTTGCTGAGCCTTTTAAACTAGTCCCAAAGGATTGACAGTGAGAAGTAGAGAAGCAGGTCTTCCCACTCCCACCCTCAAAGCTGGCGACACCCACAGCATGTTGGAGCCACCCACAGAGCTTTCCAAAGAATATCAATGCCTTGCTCCACCGGCAATTCTGTTGGAATGAATACTAGACAGGGCCCGGCAACAGAATTTAGAAGAACGTGCCCAGGTAATTCTAAATGTGCGACGGGGTTGAGAGTCCTTGACCTAGCCCACCCACGCCAACAAATGACATGCCTGGTCCCAGCCCCTGCTCGCCTGCCCTCTGACTTCTCCTCCCCACTTCCAGGGCCACCTGCCCAGGAGACTCCCAAATGCAGAAGCAGCCCACACCCACCTCTCCTTGCTGTGGGAAGATGGGTGTGTGGGAGAGCACCTGTACAGGCTTTGTCATTCTGTATTGTCACGCCCCTTGTTACTGCCACTTCCTTGTACCTAAATGCCCTCTGATCACTAGGAGTGGGTTGGCTCCCCTCCCCTCTGGACCCTCAGCTTCTCAGGGGGAACGGACTAGGACTTCCGTGCCTGTCTTGGCTCCTTCGCTCAGAGGCACCGCAGTGGCTAGACTTCTTAGATCCTCCAAAAGTTAGAGGGAACCAGTGAGGCCTCCCTACCGCTTCCCTTCAGGGACCTCCACTCTACGGCTCCTACTCCTCCTGCTGGCACATGCTGCCCCGGCTCTGGGTGAGAAGCACCTGGAACACAAGTCTGGGTGTTCCAGTGATGGCACTAGTGACATGATGGCCTAACACATTTTCCACCAGCTGAGCAAATGCCAATCTCCTTTCTGGAGGTACTTCCAGTACCTACAagtgattctttctttctttctttttttggggttgggtgtactagggattgaactcaggggcactcaagcactgagccacatccccagccctattttgtattttatttagaaactgttgctgaggctggctttgaactcgtgatcctcctgcttcagcatcctgagctgctggggttacgggtgtgcaccactgtacccagctcaaaTAATTCTTTCTGGGCTTATCACTGATTTACCTCCAGTGGTGGGGACACTCCCTCCCTCTCAGAGATGAGAGGGAACCCATTGTCACTCCATAAAACTGACCACTCCTGGTTCCCCTTTTCTTGTACCATATTAGGAGGAGGGTTGGGGTGCTGGGCAGTGGTGGCAGGATCAGGTGTACTTCCTCTCAGAGACCCGGAAATAGGTCTCTGCCCTTTGTTGGTGGCTCTGTTTAGAATtttggtgctttgttcccttatGTCCTCAGCTTTGAGCATGTGGCCATCAGAAAGACCCCTCAATGTCCTGCCACATTCTGCCTAGTGTCATGTTGAGAAGTTTGACCTTAACGGGGAATGGGGACAGAGGACCTGCTAATAAGACCCCAAAGGCCAGACTGAGCTAGGAAGCACTTCCTCCAGAGGCAGTGGTGGGACTGTCCTCAGACTGGGCAACTGACCTCTGCCCCATGTCACAGAGGGTCCCACTTTGGCTTCCTCTGGCTTCCCTATGGGATAAGGATTCTGCAAAGCCAGGAGTTATGCCCATTAGGGGCCTGCACCTATCTTAGCCCACCCCCAGGGGTCCAGGACTCCAGAGTTCCTGTCAAGTGACGCTTCTAGTGCTTGCCTGGGCCCTGCTCAAGTCAGTCCTTCTGAAGGAAGGCATTATTCAGAACTCCAGGTCCAAGAAGTGTCAATGGGCTGTTTGCAGAGTGTGAACAGGATGGGGTGGCCACACGTGTGTGTCAGAGCCAGGTCAGGCCATGAGACAAAGGCTTCCATTTTGCCTCTTGCCTCTGCAGTTACTTGGGTTGGGCCTGGAGTAGAGTCCTTTACAGTACTGGGCTTCCCACCTTGGAATCACCTGGTGAGCGGTAAAAACTGCCAGAGCCTAGATTCTACCCACCCCCATTCTGAGCTGATTGGGTGAAGCTAGCAGTGAGTTAATAGGTGGCTCCCACCCACTCTCATGGGTGGCCAAGGTCAAGAGGTACTGATATGGAAATGGTCAGGTCAGAGAGGACACAGGAAGAGAAGAGGCTCTGCTCTAGGAAGTGCCCACCACAGGGAGGAGGCTTCTGCCTTCCCCCATGTCTACTTGGGTGGATGGAGATGATCATAGTGGAAGAGGGAATGCAGGTCCCTATTTGGAGGAGTAACTAAACTGCATCTGTGAGTGTGGAGTTTGGGGTGCTTTGAGACATCCATAGGATGATGTCTAATAGACAGTTGGATGCCCAGCCTGGACTTCAGTTCAGAGGCCAGTGCCTGAGGCAGCATATAGATGGTGGCTAAAGCCATGAACTTGACTACCAGCCCAAAGTGCATAGGCTAAGAAGGGAACTCCAGTACTTCAATTGTACCCCCAAATTCCATCCTCCATCAGCCAATTCATTCCTCTATTCTAGGTCAGAGTAAACTTTAGCAATGAAGGGGTGTTTACAATTTGGGGACAAGGGTCCCTACTCATTTCACCTAGAGCAGACTGGTGGTGGGAAGACCTTAATGACAATCTGCtcttctttcccctctctttcctcaCCCCCGTGCCCCTGCCCTGGTCCACAcacttcctctccttttctcctcccacTTTCCCTACTCTGCTTTGcctgtcccccctccccaccctccaccccaagGTGAAGGTCTGGTTCCAGAACCGCCGCACCAAGCAGAAGAAAGACCAGAGCAGAGACCTGGAGAAGCAGGCTTCCTCCTCGGCTTCCGAGGCCTTCGCCACCTCCAACATTCTACGGCTGCTGGAGCAGGGCCGGCTGCTCTCGGTGCCCAGGGCCCCCAGCCTCCTGGCACTGACCCCTGGCCTGCCTGGCCTGCCTGCTGGCCATAGGGGCACCTCTTTGGGTGACCCCAGGAACTCCTCCCCACGTGTCAACCCGCTGCCCTCGGCCTCAACATCTCCCCCGCTGCCGCCCCCTCTGCCAGCCGTCTGCTTTTCCATGGCCCCCCTCCTGGACCTGCCTGCCGGCTATGAACTTGGCTCCTCAGCCTTTGAGCCCTACAGCCGGCTAGAACGGAAAGTAGCCAGCCCTGGAGGCGGAGGCAGCAAGAACGCTAACACTTAAACTCCCACTCCTGTGTGACACTGAGTCCCCAAGCACAGCAccgccccagcctcctgagccccagtGGACTGCACTGAGCAGGCCCAGAAGAGAGGGGTGGCTGCTGCAGCCCCTCCTCACCTGCCCCAGCTCAGAGACTCGACCAAATGGCCTTGGTCCCCGCAGCTCGTGTGTGTGAGTGCAGTGTGCGTGTGCGTGTCTCTCACTGAAATAAAGGAAAACGATGACAAGAAGGGAAACAGGCCCCGCAGCAACACCTCATTCCATTTTGTCCCTGTCCTCTGTGATGGAAAATGGGCTCAGAGTGAGGGGGGACTTAGAGGGAAGACTCTAGAATCTGAGGATGCAGGTGGGTCACAGTATCCACTGTGTGAGTCAATAGGTCCCTGACTCCCACTCCCAACTGAGCTCCCACCCAAGAACCCCAGTCTCCAGGTGCCAACATCAAAGCTTTCGTTGGTTAAGTGTTATTCTTTGCAAGCTcctctttgaaaattaaaaatagttgcgagggtggttcacacctgtcaggaggattgcacattggaggccagcctcagcgactcagcaaggccctgagctacttattgagaccctgtctcaaaataaaaataaatagggctggggttgtggctcagtgggagagcaacCCTGGTTTCAATACctggaccaaaaataaaaatacatgagagGGGAAAATTGGGCAAACAATGCAAGGAAAGACCAGATCTGGAGAGGAGGAGAGATGGCATCAAAGCTGAATCCAGGCAGGACCCCAGAGTTTAGAAGGGGCCTGCCTAGGGCAAACATGCAACATGAggcacttaaaaatttttttcttattttcttttttctcaaggcactttcatttaactttaattttgtgATAACTAGACTTATACAAAGTTGCAAAAATAGGACAACAGAGTTCCTACCACCCAATTTCCTGCAATGGTTGCATCTTCCATAACAAGTTAAATATCAAATCAGGAAACTGACATTGGTACCATGTGTGCAGTTCCCTGTCTTTTTATCACCTGAGTAGATTCGTGAACACCATGCCATGAGGATGCTCCATCACCATAAAGATTTTACCCTCATGTTGCCCCTTTATGGTCACACAATCCCTCACCCCAATAGGAGAGCTCGTTGACAGAATGGGAGTGGGACCCAAGACCTGAATGGGTCCTCACCTGGAAGATGCAGGGTGAAATTTGGGCCCTGTGGGCAGAAAAGTCAAGCACAGCCTGCTCCAGTCTGCTTTGGGGGACACAGTAGCTGCCACTGTGGTTTCAAATTGGCTGCACTGACAAAGTCCCCCAGAGTGGGGTCTTGGGAGCCAGGGATACCCAACAACTGCACTTCTGCCTTTCCCTCTGTTCAGGTGGTATAGTTTAGGGAGGTGTTTGGAAATGCAGGAAGTCCTGAGTCTGGAATGAGGCATGGAGGTGACCTGGCAGAACTTGGGTTGGCCAGTCTAGCCAATACCCAGCATCTATTCTGCTTGTTTGGTACGGTGAGACACTCTACAGGCCCTGGGGTAGCACAACTGCTTTAGCCTCTCGGCACAGAGAGGACTCCTGGGAAGCAGTGGTGAGGTTCCAGGTAGAACACAGGCCAGGCTATGGGGATGCTTGATTTTTAACTCCAAATGTTGAGATAAGCAACACATAGGCCTCCATGTGTATTCTGTCCCAGGATGAGCATGACAAGGCAGGCCTGAGGTATGGGAGCTGGAGGTGAACGCAAGAAGGTGAGTCTGGGTCCTACAGCCAGCCTGGTTTCTCAGGCAGTTCTCAATGGCCTAAGACAGAAAGGCTAAAGGAGACCCAGGTCTGGTGGAAGACACAGGCTCAGCTCTTGGGGCTCACAGCCCAGCCACGCAACCAAGAGGCCTCTCCTAAGGGAGGCCAGATGTGTGGTGAATCTAGGGCCCTGGAGAAGCCAGGGAAGCCTTC
The sequence above is a segment of the Marmota flaviventris isolate mMarFla1 chromosome 14, mMarFla1.hap1, whole genome shotgun sequence genome. Coding sequences within it:
- the Vax2 gene encoding ventral anterior homeobox 2, whose protein sequence is MGDGGAERDRGPARRAESGSGSGRNGDLSGAVELQADGGGGSPKEVAGTSASSPAGSKESSADSDGQSGPGEADHCRRILVRDAKGTIREIVLPKGLDLDRPKRTRTSFTAEQLYRLEMEFQRCQYVVGRERTELARQLNLSETQVKVWFQNRRTKQKKDQSRDLEKQASSSASEAFATSNILRLLEQGRLLSVPRAPSLLALTPGLPGLPAGHRGTSLGDPRNSSPRVNPLPSASTSPPLPPPLPAVCFSMAPLLDLPAGYELGSSAFEPYSRLERKVASPGGGGSKNANT